The segment GCGGCGGTCCAGGCCCGGCTCGAAGCTCTGGAGCCCTACGCGGGATACCCGCTGGCCGGTCATGTCGCGGACGACGAGGCCATCGCGGGGTGGTTCAACTTCGTGCACTTCCATCACGCCCGCCAGGCCGTCGACCGGCTGACCCTGGTCGAGGAGTGCATCGCCCTCGGCCAGCTGCACCATCCGGTGGTGCTCGCGGTGTCGCTCGAACCGGCGACTCCCGGCGGCGCCCCCCAGCTCGTCGCCACCCTTGAGCACGACCTCGACCGGCTCGACGAGGCCTCCGCCGAACGGCTGATGGCCCTCTGGTCCGAGGCACTGTCCTCGCCGGCCACCGACACCCCGGGCTACGACGCCGTACCCGGCGAACCGGAGGAATCCCGTGACACTGTTCAGTCCTGAGCACTCCGCGTCCCCCGACGGGACTCCCTGGTACGACGTCGTGGTCTGCGGCGGCGGACTCGCGGGCGCCACCTTCGCCCGACAGCTGCGCCGTGAACAGCCCGACGCCTCGGTCCTGGTGATCGACGGGCAGACCTACCCGGTGCCGCTGGCGGCTCATAAAGTCGGCGAGTCGACGGTGGACATCGCGGGGTTCTACTTCTCCTCGGTCCTCGGACTCGCCGAGTACATGGCCGACAAGCACCTCCCCAAGCTGGGCCTGCGCTATTTCTTCGGCCAGGCGGGTCGGCCGTTCGCCGAGGCCCCGGAGATCGGGCTGTCGGGCTTCCCGGGGCGGAGCACCTACCAGATCGACCGCGGTGTCCTCGAAAACGACCTGTACGAGATGAACTGCGAGGCCGGCGTCGAGATCGCCACCGGCAGCATGGTCCGCGAGGTCGACCTGGGCCCCGGTGAGGACTCACACCTGGTGCACTACGTCGACGGGGAGGGGGTACCCCGGAGCGCGCGCTGCCGGTGGGTGGTCGACGCCATGGGACGCGCCCGGTACCTCCAGCGCAAACTGGGGCTTCAGCGCCCCACCGAGGGCCAGTTCAACGCCGTGTGGTTCCGCGTGGCGGGCCGGCTCGATGTCGAGGACTTCGTTTCCGACGACAACGCCGACTGGCACGAGCGGGTGCCGGGCCGCAACCGCCGGCTCTCCACGGTCCATCTGATGGGCCCCGGGTACTGGGTCTGGCTGATCCCGCTGGGTTCCGGCAACACCAGCGTCGGCATCGTGACATCCGGCGAGATCCATGACATCGACGGTATGAGCACCCTCCCCACCGCCGTCGAGTGGCTGGAGAAGAACGAGCCGGAGGTGGCGTCCGCGCTGCCCCAGCACGAGGTTCTCGACTTCCTCGCGGTCCGCGACTACAGCTACACCTCCTCCCAGGTCTTCTCCGCCGACCGCTGGGGCTGCCTGGGCGAGGCCGCGGCCTTCGCCGACCCGTTCTACTCCCCCGGCTCCAACATGATCGCCTTCGAGAACTCGGGGCTGATCGGACTGATCGGCGAGGACGCCCGGGGCGCTCTGCGTCCGGAGCGGGTCGACGAGCTGAGCCGTTTCATGCTCAGTCAGAACGACTGGCTCACGTACAACATCCACAGCTCGTACTCGTACTTCGGCGAGCCCCTCATCATGGCCCTGTCGTTCATCTGGGACACCCTGCTCTCCTGGACCACGGCGACCCCGCAGATCTACAACGGCATCTTCCTCGACGAGGAGAAGGCCGCCGCGGTGCGCACCGCGACCCCGGGTCTCTACGCCCTGACCGTGCAGGTCAAGCGCCTGTTCAAGCAGTGGGAACAGAAGGCGGGGCGGGGCCGGGACTTCCGCTTCATCGACTACGGCAAAATCCCGTTCCTGCACGAGGCGTACGAACGCAACCTCGTGGAGGGCAAGTCGGTGGCCGACCTCGTGGCGGACCACCGCCACAGCATGGCCGTGCTCGAAGAGG is part of the Streptomyces platensis genome and harbors:
- a CDS encoding NAD(P)/FAD-dependent oxidoreductase, whose product is MTLFSPEHSASPDGTPWYDVVVCGGGLAGATFARQLRREQPDASVLVIDGQTYPVPLAAHKVGESTVDIAGFYFSSVLGLAEYMADKHLPKLGLRYFFGQAGRPFAEAPEIGLSGFPGRSTYQIDRGVLENDLYEMNCEAGVEIATGSMVREVDLGPGEDSHLVHYVDGEGVPRSARCRWVVDAMGRARYLQRKLGLQRPTEGQFNAVWFRVAGRLDVEDFVSDDNADWHERVPGRNRRLSTVHLMGPGYWVWLIPLGSGNTSVGIVTSGEIHDIDGMSTLPTAVEWLEKNEPEVASALPQHEVLDFLAVRDYSYTSSQVFSADRWGCLGEAAAFADPFYSPGSNMIAFENSGLIGLIGEDARGALRPERVDELSRFMLSQNDWLTYNIHSSYSYFGEPLIMALSFIWDTLLSWTTATPQIYNGIFLDEEKAAAVRTATPGLYALTVQVKRLFKQWEQKAGRGRDFRFIDYGKIPFLHEAYERNLVEGKSVADLVADHRHSMAVLEEVAQAIFLIAVEDTMPERRAHLGEHPWLNAWAIGLDPEHWRSAGLFQPTTPPRSLDQTYATLTALFDAPSPEPDTTPAALPIELRL